Within the Roseicitreum antarcticum genome, the region CTGGAAGCCATCGCGGAAATGGCCGCCGTGCCGGGTGGCGTCGTGGGCGCGGGGACGCTGCTGACGCCCGACGATGTGGCCCGCGCCCGCGCGGCCGGCGCGCAGTTCGGCGTGGCGCCGGGCGCAACCGACCGCATTCTGGCTGCCTGCGCGGCCGAGGGCCTGCCCCTGCTGCCCGGTGCCGCCACCGCCTCTGAGGTGATGTACCTGCTGGAGCTGGGCTATACCGTGCAGAAGTTCTTTCCCGCCGAAGCCATCGGCGGCGCGGCGGCGGTCAAGAGCATCGGCGCGCCGTTGCCGCAGGTCAGCTTCTGCCCCACCGGCGGCATCAGCCTGACCCGCGCGCCCGATTACCTGAAACTGTCCAATGTCTTGTGCGTCGGCGGCAGCTGGGTTGCCCCCAAAGCGATGATGGAGGCAGGCGACTGGGCAGGCATCACCGCGCTGGCGCGCGAGGCGAGTCAACTGGCACGCTGAGGGGCTGCGAGACGAAAGCGCTTAGCGCCCGGCAACATCCGCCCGCAGCATCCGTCAGCAACATTCGCCCGCAGCATCCGTCAGGCGCGACCCGGGAGCAGTAACGGGCTGCCGGGTGGGCGCGGCACCGCAATGGTTTGCGGGCCTTGTGCGACAAATCCTGCCGCTGCGGGGTTGTTGGTGAAGGTCGCAATGGCGCCCCCCCCCTTTCCCTGCGGAAACGCGTGATGTCGACCATGCGCTGAAAAAGGCTCTTGTCGCGCAAGGGATCGGACGCTTTTCAGCGATCAGGCCGCCCCAGAAGAGATCAGCGGGCTTTGCAGCGCCTTGCACCACAGGGCTGATGCGCCCGCCTCACCCCTCTCGGTCCAGCCCGACGAGGGCGGCGGCGAAATCTTCGGGGTCAAACGCTTGCAGGTCGTCGATCTGCTCGCCCACCCCGATGGCATGGATCGGCAGGCCGAACCTGTCGGCCAGCGCCACCAAGACGCCGCCGCGCGCGGTCCCGTCGAGTTTCGTCATCACCAGCCCCGACACATCGGCGAGTTTCTGGAAGATCTCGACCTGCGACAGCGCGTTCTGGCCCGTGGTCGCATCCAGCACCAGCAAGGTGTTATGCGGCGCGTCGGGGTCTTTCTTGCGCAGCACGCGCACGATCTTGGCCAGTTCCTCCATCAGATCCGCGCGGTTCTGCAACCGCCCGGCGGTGTCGATCATCAACAGGTCGACACCTTCGGCCTGCGCGCGGGTCAGCGCGTCAAACGCAAGGCTTGCGGGGTCCGAGCCTTCGGCCGCCGTCATCACCGGCACGCCTGCGCGCGCGCCCCAGACCTGCAATTGTTCCACCGCTGCGGCGCGGAACGTATCCCCCGCCGCGATGATGACCGACTTGCCCGCCGCGCGGAACTGGCTGGCCAGCTTGCCGATGGTCGTTGTCTTGCCCGCGCCGTTGACGCCGACCACGAGCACGACCTGCGGGCGTTTGGCATAGATCGGCATCGGGCGGGCCACGGGTTCCATGATGCGGGTAATCTCGGCGGCCAATGCCTGCTTGATTTCGGGCACCGACAGGCGTTTGCCAAAGCGCCCCTCGGCCAGATTGGCGGTGACGCGCATCGCGGTATCGACGCCCATATCGGCCTGGATCAGCACATCCTCCAGACTTTCGAGCATCGCGTCATCCAAGACCCGGCGCGGTGCGGCTGCCGCCGAGGTACCGAAGACCCGACCCAGCATCCCGCCCTGCGGCTGTGGCGCGGGTTGGGGCGCGGATTGTGGCGCGGGTTGGGGCGCTGCCTCAGGGGGCGGCGTTGGCCGTGACGGGGGCTGAGGTGGTGAAGGTGTTGCGGGGGCGGGCGGCACCTTGGGGCCCGGTGTGGCGGGAGCGGGCGTTGCGGGGGCCGGTGTTGCGGGGGCCGGTGTTGCGGAGGCGGGCGGCGCGGGTGCGAGGGACGCCGGTGTCGGGGTATCCGCTGCGGGCGCCTTGGTTTCGGGTGCGTCAGCTTCGGGCGCTTCAGCTCCGGGCGCATCCTGCGGCACATCGACCAGCGCATCCAGCCCCTCTTCCAGGCGGGAGGAGGATTTGAACATCCGGTCCTTGAGCTTCTTGAAAAATGACATCGGTTCCTCCGCCGGGTAAGTGCCGTCCGTTCTGTGCCAGCCTGTTCTGTGCCAGTCTACTCTGTGCCAGTCTACTCTGTGCCAGCCTGTTCTGCGCCAGCTTGCACATTGCCGGCCTGTTCAGTCGCAATCCTTGATGCGCCGCGCTGCCGCGCCGCGTCAGATGCGCCTGCCACTCTCTCAGCTAATACACTCTCGGCGCGGGTGAAAGGGCCAAGCGTGGGGGGATTGCGCGCATGCTTGGGGTCCGGGTGATGCGCGGCGCAGGCCAAGGGCCGCTGCCACCTGCCCGACCGTGCCGCACGACAGGACAATTCGCCCCGGTGACGCCGCGCAGGATCGTGCTATACCCACATTATCATTGAGTTCATCTTGAGCGCGCCCATGACACGCCATCCCGTCACGCCCTTCGCATTTGCCACGCTGATCCCTTTACCGCTGCTGGTGCTTGGCGCGCTGTGGGGCGGGGTGTGGATCGCGGCGGCGGTGCTGTATCTGACGTTATTCGCGCTCGCGCTCGATCAGGTGCTGGCGGTGGCCGACCGCGCGGGGGCGGAGGGGTCAGAGTTTCCCGCCGCCGACGGGCTTTCCGCCGTGCTGGCGCTGGCACATCTGGCGCTGGTGCCGCTGGGCGTGGCCGCGGTAGCTGGCGCGACCGGGCTGGGAATGGGCGAGCGGGTCGCGGCTTTCTTCGGCTTTGGCCTGTTCTTTGGGCAGATGAGCAATTCCAACGCGCATGAGCTGATCCATCGCGGCCAGCGCGGCCTCTTTTCGCTGGGGCAATGGGTTTATATCTCACTGCTCTATGGCCATCACACCACGGCGCACCGGCTGCTGCATCACCGCCATGTCGCGACACCATTGGACCCAAATTTCCCGCCCAAGGGCATGACTTTCTTTCGCTATTTCCCGCGCGCCTGGGCGGGGTCCTTCGTGCAGGGGTTTCGGGCGGAACAGGCGCGGCTGGCGGCACGGCGCGACGATGGGCGCGGTGCAAAGCGCCGCCTGAACCCTTATGTGATCTATGTGGCAGGCGCAGCGGGCTTCATTGCGCTGGCCTATGCCACCCTGGGCTGGCCGGGGGTGGCGGCCTATCTGGGGCTGGCGTTTTATGCCCAGACGCAACTGGTCATGTCGGATTATCTGCAACATTACGGATTGGGCCGACAGCAACGCCCCGATGGCAGTTATGAGGCGATGGGGCCGCAGCATTCGTGGAACACGCCGCATTGGTTTTCATCGGCGATGATGGTCAATGCGCCGCGCCATTCGGACCACCACGCCAACCCGCAGCGCCCCTATCCCGCGCTGCGCCTGCCTGCCGATCAACCGA harbors:
- the eda gene encoding bifunctional 4-hydroxy-2-oxoglutarate aldolase/2-dehydro-3-deoxy-phosphogluconate aldolase, which gives rise to MTPTDQSQRTAAICRLAPVVPVLVIDDLAHARPLAEALVAGGLPALEVTLRTPCALEAIAEMAAVPGGVVGAGTLLTPDDVARARAAGAQFGVAPGATDRILAACAAEGLPLLPGAATASEVMYLLELGYTVQKFFPAEAIGGAAAVKSIGAPLPQVSFCPTGGISLTRAPDYLKLSNVLCVGGSWVAPKAMMEAGDWAGITALAREASQLAR
- the ftsY gene encoding signal recognition particle-docking protein FtsY, translated to MSFFKKLKDRMFKSSSRLEEGLDALVDVPQDAPGAEAPEADAPETKAPAADTPTPASLAPAPPASATPAPATPAPATPAPATPGPKVPPAPATPSPPQPPSRPTPPPEAAPQPAPQSAPQPAPQPQGGMLGRVFGTSAAAAPRRVLDDAMLESLEDVLIQADMGVDTAMRVTANLAEGRFGKRLSVPEIKQALAAEITRIMEPVARPMPIYAKRPQVVLVVGVNGAGKTTTIGKLASQFRAAGKSVIIAAGDTFRAAAVEQLQVWGARAGVPVMTAAEGSDPASLAFDALTRAQAEGVDLLMIDTAGRLQNRADLMEELAKIVRVLRKKDPDAPHNTLLVLDATTGQNALSQVEIFQKLADVSGLVMTKLDGTARGGVLVALADRFGLPIHAIGVGEQIDDLQAFDPEDFAAALVGLDREG
- a CDS encoding alkane 1-monooxygenase, which translates into the protein MTRHPVTPFAFATLIPLPLLVLGALWGGVWIAAAVLYLTLFALALDQVLAVADRAGAEGSEFPAADGLSAVLALAHLALVPLGVAAVAGATGLGMGERVAAFFGFGLFFGQMSNSNAHELIHRGQRGLFSLGQWVYISLLYGHHTTAHRLLHHRHVATPLDPNFPPKGMTFFRYFPRAWAGSFVQGFRAEQARLAARRDDGRGAKRRLNPYVIYVAGAAGFIALAYATLGWPGVAAYLGLAFYAQTQLVMSDYLQHYGLGRQQRPDGSYEAMGPQHSWNTPHWFSSAMMVNAPRHSDHHANPQRPYPALRLPADQPMLPLSLPAMGIVALVPPLWRRMMDRRVDRVLARAAAAATVAVSAAVPIAGATEGPAHNTV